Proteins co-encoded in one Arachis hypogaea cultivar Tifrunner chromosome 13, arahy.Tifrunner.gnm2.J5K5, whole genome shotgun sequence genomic window:
- the LOC112732530 gene encoding probable caffeine synthase MTL2, translated as MATEQVLHMNGGTGETSYANNSTFQKNAILRTKHIMEECITKLYRTTLPECLKVADLGCSSGPNTLMVASTIVKIVDAVSQTLNQDPPMFQFFLNDLYGNDFNTIFKSLPDFYKRMEDEIGHKFGPCFISGTPGTFYGRLFPNHSIHFFHSSSTLHWLSQIPKELNSEVEEAMNKGAICPTSESPPGVHKAYSEQFQRDLKVFLRSRSEELIPGGAMVLAFIISDQNHNIKGWEVFGGIFNDMVSEHMVEKRKLDSFNISSYFPTAEEVRQVIEEEGSFNIQRMEKTIYDTMESVMEIGNEDEDTFAERLTKTMRAATEPIFKAEFGEEIMDEYFTRLQSKIIQLHRVERFKGANLIVHMTKDT; from the exons ATGGCAACTGAGCAAGTCCTTCACATGAATGGAGGTACCGGAGAAACAAGCTACGCCAACAACTCTACGTTTCAA AAAAATGCAATACTCCGTACAAAACATATCATGGAAGAGTGTATAACCAAGTTGTATAGGACAACTTTACCAGAGTGTTTGAAAGTGGCGGATTTAGGGTGTTCATCAGGTCCAAATACACTTATGGTAGCATCTACCATTGTCAAAATTGTTGATGCCGTGAGTCAAACCTTGAATCAAGACCCACCCATGTTCCAGTTCTTCCTGAATGATCTATATGGCAATGATTTCAATACCATATTTAAGTCACTCCCTGATTTTTACAAGAGGATGGAAGACGAAATTGGTCACAAATTTGGACCATGTTTCATTAGTGGCACCCCTGGCACGTTTTATGGGAGACTCTTCCCCAACCATTCCATTCACTTCTTTCATTCTTCCAGCACCTTGCACTGGCTTTCTCAG ATTCCGAAGGAGTTGAATAGTGAAGTAGAAGAGGCAATGAACAAAGGAGCAATATGTCCCACATCGGAGAGCCCTCCAGGAGTTCACAAAGCGTATAGTGAGCAATTTCAAAGAGACTTGAAGGTGTTCTTGCGATCACGTTCAGAAGAATTGATTCCTGGTGGTGCTATGGTCCTTGCTTTCATCATTTCAGACCAAAATCATAATATCAAAGGTTGGGAGGTATTTGGTGGTATATTCAACGACATGGTCTCAGAG CATATGGTTGAGAAGAGAAAGTTAGACTCATTCAACATATCATCATACTTTCCTACGGCCGAAGAGGTTAGGCAAGTAATTGAGGAAGAAGGATCCTTTAATATTCAAAGGATGGAGAAGACAATATATGATACGATGGAGAGTGTAATGGAGATTGgtaatgaggatgaagacacgTTCGCAGAGAGGCTTACCAAGACCATGAGAGCCGCAACCGAACCCATTTTTAAGGCAGAATTTGGGGAAGAAATTATGGACGAATATTTCACAAGGTTGCAAAGCAAAATCATCCAACTCCACAGAGTAGAGAGATTTAAGGGTGCTAATCTAATCGTCCACATGACAAAAGATACTTGA
- the LOC140177827 gene encoding probable jasmonic acid carboxyl methyltransferase 2, giving the protein MATEQVLHMNGGTGETSYANNSTFQKNAILRTKDVMEECIIKLYRSTSPECLKVADLGCSSGPNTLMVASTTVKVVDAMSQTLNQDPPMYQFFLNDLYGNDFNNIFKSLPDFYKRMEEEIGHEFGPCFISGTPGTFYGRLFPNHSIHFFHSSSTLHWLSQIPKELNSEVEEPMNKGAICLTKASPPGVHKAYSEQFQRDLKLFLRSRSEELIPGGAMVLAMIILAQNHNTINGWEVIGAILNNMVSEHKVEKRKLDSYNISSYFPTAEEVRQVIEEEGSFNIQRMEKIIYDIVESVMETSNDDSFIHEDEDAIGERQAKTIRAVSEPILKAEFGEEIMDELFTRFKSKIIQLNRVKKLKGATLVAYMTKDT; this is encoded by the exons ATGGCAACTGAGCAAGTCCTTCACATGAATGGAGGTACCGGAGAAACAAGCTACGCTAACAACTCTACGTTTCAA AAAAATGCTATACTCCGTACGAAAGACGTGATGGAAGAGTGCATAATCAAATTGTATCGATCAACTTCACCAGAATGTTTGAAAGTGGCGGATTTAGGGTGCTCATCGGGTCCAAATACACTTATGGTAGCATCTACTACTGTCAAAGTAGTTGATGCCATGAGTCAAACCTTGAATCAAGACCCACCCATGTACCAATTTTTCCTGAATGATCTATATGGCAATgatttcaataacatatttaagTCACTCCCTGATTTTTACAAGAGGATGGAAGAGGAAATTGGTCACGAATTTGGACCATGTTTCATTAGTGGCACCCCTGGCACATTTTATGGGAGACTCTTCCCCAACCATTCCATTCACTTCTTTCATTCTTCCAGCACCTTGCACTGGCTTTCTCAG ATTCCGAAGGAGTTGAATAGTGAAGTAGAAGAGCCAATGAACAAAGGAGCAATATGTCTCACAAAGGCAAGCCCTCCAGGAGTTCACAAAGCCTATAGTGAGCAATTTCAAAGAGACTTGAAGCTGTTCTTGCGATCACGTTCAGAAGAATTGATTCCGGGTGGTGCTATGGTCCTTGCTATGATCATTTTAGCCCAAAATCATAATACAATCAATGGTTGGGAGGTAATTGGTGCAATACTCAACAACATGGTCTCAGAG CACAAGGTTGAGAAGAGAAAGTTAGACTCATACAACATATCATCATACTTTCCTACGGCTGAAGAGGTTAGGCAAGTAATTGAAGAAGAAGGATCGTTTAACATTCAAAGGATGGAGAAGATAATATATGATATAGTGGAGAGCGTAATGGAGACTAGTAATGACGACTCTTTTATTCATGAGGATGAAGACGCAATTGGAGAGAGGCAAGCCAAGACCATAAGAGCCGTAAGTGAACCTATTTTGAAGGCAGAATTTGGGGAGGAAATTATGGATGAATTGTTCACAAGGTTCAAAAGCAAAATCATCCAACTCAACAGAGTAAAGAAATTGAAGGGTGCTACTCTAGTCGCCTACATGACAAAAGATACTTGA